A section of the Saliniramus fredricksonii genome encodes:
- a CDS encoding GNAT family N-acetyltransferase, with amino-acid sequence MTLPTVTLRPYLPEDAPVLAAIFQAAVMVLTEDDYSADQREAWAAAADDADAFGEKLAAHLTLIAAIDGDPAGFATLRENRMVEMLYVHPDCAGMGVGTALLDALEKLAGARGAQELSVDASETALLFFEKHGYTPERRNTVMRNGEFLSNTTMTKRLGSEPSRKVTS; translated from the coding sequence ATGACCCTTCCCACAGTCACGCTTCGCCCCTACCTGCCCGAGGATGCGCCGGTGCTCGCCGCGATTTTCCAGGCGGCCGTCATGGTGCTCACGGAAGACGACTATTCCGCCGATCAGCGCGAGGCCTGGGCAGCGGCGGCGGATGATGCAGACGCGTTCGGCGAGAAACTCGCGGCGCATCTGACCCTGATCGCCGCGATCGACGGCGACCCTGCGGGTTTCGCCACGCTCAGGGAGAACCGGATGGTCGAGATGCTCTATGTGCATCCCGATTGCGCCGGGATGGGGGTCGGCACGGCGCTGCTCGATGCGCTGGAAAAGCTCGCCGGGGCACGCGGGGCCCAAGAGCTTTCCGTCGATGCCAGCGAGACGGCTTTGCTCTTCTTCGAGAAGCACGGCTATACGCCCGAGCGGCGCAACACGGTGATGCGCAATGGCGAATTCCTGTCCAATACCACGATGACCAAACGGCTCGGCAGCGAGCCCTCACGGAAGGTGACGTCATGA
- the cimA gene encoding citramalate synthase: MSERLYLFDTTLRDGAQTTGIDFSLADKIAIASLLDQIGIDYVEGGYPGANPLDTEFFAQKRTRKAAFTAFGMTRRAGRSVANDPGIAALLEADADAICFVAKSWDYHVHVALEISLEDNLAGIRESVAAAKTRGREVMLDCEHFFDGYKANPDYALACAKAAYEAGARWVVLCDTNGGTLPEEVARIVTEVRKHVPGENLGIHAHDDCGCAVANSLAAVEAGVRQIQGTLNGLGERCGNANLVTLLATLALKQPWAERFALKAGVDELARLTQVSRALDELLNRAPNRHAPYVGASAFATKAGIHASAVMKDPRTYEHVDPAHVGNLRRVLVSDQGGKSNIRAELERIGISLDKDDPRLNRVLEEVKRKESQGYAYEGADASFYLLVKRVLGEVPGYFLVDRFSVNVERRYNAVGDLTTVAEAIVKVMLDGEVMISAAEGNGPVNALDVALRKDLGKYQRFIDDLELVDYKVRVFQGGTDAVTRVLIESRDRDGDIWATVGVSPNIIDASFEALLDSIVYKLVMRGAPA, encoded by the coding sequence ATGAGCGAGCGGCTTTATCTGTTCGATACCACCCTGCGCGACGGGGCGCAGACCACCGGGATCGACTTCTCCCTCGCCGACAAGATCGCCATCGCCAGCCTGCTCGACCAGATCGGCATCGATTACGTCGAGGGCGGTTATCCCGGCGCCAACCCCCTCGACACGGAATTCTTCGCGCAAAAGCGCACCCGCAAGGCGGCGTTTACCGCCTTCGGCATGACCAGGCGCGCGGGGCGCTCCGTGGCCAATGATCCCGGCATCGCTGCGCTGCTGGAGGCGGATGCGGATGCGATCTGCTTCGTGGCGAAATCCTGGGATTACCACGTGCATGTGGCGCTGGAGATCAGCCTTGAGGACAATCTCGCCGGTATCCGCGAGAGCGTGGCGGCGGCGAAGACGCGCGGGCGCGAGGTTATGCTCGATTGCGAGCATTTCTTCGACGGCTACAAGGCCAATCCGGATTACGCGCTCGCCTGCGCGAAGGCGGCATACGAAGCCGGCGCGCGCTGGGTGGTCCTGTGCGATACCAATGGCGGCACGCTCCCGGAGGAGGTGGCGCGCATCGTCACGGAAGTGCGCAAGCACGTGCCGGGCGAGAATCTCGGCATCCACGCCCATGACGATTGCGGCTGCGCGGTGGCGAATTCGCTCGCCGCCGTCGAGGCCGGCGTGCGCCAGATCCAGGGCACGCTGAACGGGCTCGGCGAGCGCTGCGGCAATGCCAATCTCGTCACATTGCTGGCCACGCTCGCCCTCAAGCAACCCTGGGCGGAGCGCTTTGCGCTCAAGGCCGGGGTGGATGAGCTTGCGCGGCTCACCCAGGTCTCGCGGGCGCTTGATGAATTGCTCAACCGCGCGCCCAACCGCCACGCCCCCTATGTCGGCGCCTCCGCTTTCGCCACCAAGGCCGGCATTCACGCCTCAGCCGTGATGAAGGATCCCAGGACCTATGAGCATGTCGATCCGGCACATGTGGGCAATCTGCGCCGGGTTCTCGTCTCCGATCAGGGCGGCAAGTCGAATATCCGTGCGGAGCTGGAACGGATCGGCATCAGCCTCGACAAGGATGATCCGCGCCTCAACCGTGTGCTGGAAGAGGTCAAGCGCAAGGAATCGCAGGGCTACGCCTATGAGGGGGCGGATGCATCGTTCTATCTGCTGGTCAAGCGCGTGCTCGGCGAGGTCCCGGGTTATTTCCTCGTCGATCGCTTCAGCGTCAATGTCGAGCGGCGCTACAATGCCGTCGGCGATCTGACCACCGTGGCCGAAGCCATCGTCAAGGTGATGCTCGACGGCGAGGTGATGATCTCGGCGGCCGAGGGCAACGGCCCGGTGAATGCGCTCGACGTCGCCCTGCGCAAGGATCTCGGCAAGTATCAGCGCTTCATCGACGATCTCGAACTGGTGGATTACAAGGTCCGCGTCTTCCAGGGCGGCACCGACGCCGTCACCCGCGTGCTGATCGAATCGCGCGACCGTGACGGTGATATCTGGGCAACGGTGGGCGTCTCACCGAATATCATCGACGCGTCCTTCGAGGCCCTGCTCGATTCCATCGTCTACAAGCTGGTGATGCGCGGCGCCCCGGCCTGA
- the arfB gene encoding alternative ribosome rescue aminoacyl-tRNA hydrolase ArfB: MIQITPSIAIDPDEIEERFIRASGPGGQNVNKVSSAVQLRFDMQNSPALPDAVKSRLARLAGHRLTREGVIVITAQNHRSQERNRAEALERLVDLIRRATQRQRPRIPTRPTLGSKKRRLAGKTRQGRIKALRGKPAPE; encoded by the coding sequence ATGATTCAAATCACGCCGAGCATCGCGATCGACCCGGATGAGATTGAGGAGCGCTTCATCCGCGCCTCCGGGCCGGGCGGGCAGAACGTCAACAAGGTGTCGAGCGCCGTGCAGCTGCGTTTCGACATGCAGAATTCCCCCGCGCTGCCCGATGCGGTGAAGAGCCGCCTCGCGCGCCTCGCCGGCCATCGCCTGACCCGCGAGGGCGTGATCGTGATCACCGCGCAAAACCATCGCAGCCAGGAGCGCAACCGCGCCGAGGCGCTCGAGCGACTGGTCGATCTGATACGCCGCGCGACACAGCGCCAACGCCCGCGTATTCCCACCCGCCCGACGCTCGGCTCGAAGAAACGCCGCCTCGCCGGCAAGACCCGGCAGGGAAGGATCAAGGCCTTGCGCGGCAAGCCGGCGCCGGAATGA
- a CDS encoding DUF4212 domain-containing protein, giving the protein MSDKSSSNDAYWKANVRIIFICLIIWAFVSFGLGIVFRPLISWIPIGGTDLGFWFAQQGSILTFIALIFYYTWYMNRLDREYDVDEQ; this is encoded by the coding sequence ATGTCTGACAAGTCGTCGTCCAACGACGCCTACTGGAAGGCCAATGTCCGGATCATCTTCATCTGCTTGATCATCTGGGCCTTTGTGTCTTTCGGCCTGGGCATCGTCTTCCGTCCGCTGATCTCCTGGATTCCGATCGGGGGCACCGATCTCGGATTCTGGTTCGCGCAGCAGGGTTCCATCCTGACCTTCATCGCGCTGATCTTCTATTACACCTGGTACATGAACCGGCTCGATCGCGAGTACGACGTGGACGAGCAGTGA
- a CDS encoding sodium:solute symporter family protein: MDQFTLNFLVVGASFALYVGIAIWARAGSTADFYAASRGVNPIVNGAATAADWMSAASFISMAGLIAFVGYGNSSFLMGWTGGYVLLALLLAPYLRKFGRFTVPEFIGDRFYSQTARIVAVICLLVISITYVIGQMTGAGVAFSRFLEVESWQGLLIASAVVFFYAVLGGMKGITYTQLAQYCVLITAYTIPAVFISLQLTSNPIPPLGLFSTHAESGMPLLGKLNEILLELGFQDYTGQHGSTFNMFLFTMSLMVGTAGLPHVIIRFFTVPRVADARKSAGWALIFIALLYLSAPAVGAMARLNIITTIFPNGTQEQPIAYDERPDWMRNWEQTGLLAFEDKNNDGLIQYYNDASDEFQTVAAERGWEGNEMVTFNQDILVLANPEIAQLPGWVIALIAAGGLAAALSTAAGLLLAISSAVSHDLLKSTFMKDISEKNELLAARISMAGAIALATYLGLNPPGFAAQVVALAFGLAAATLFPVLMMGIFSMKMNTEGAVSGMLAGLIATLLYIFTYLGWFFIPGTNMLANTPDNWLFGISPLSFGAVGAVINFAVAYAVMSVTREPPKEIQELVYSIRVPRGAAGAIDH, translated from the coding sequence ATGGATCAATTCACGCTGAATTTTCTCGTCGTCGGCGCGTCCTTCGCGCTTTATGTCGGCATCGCCATCTGGGCGCGGGCCGGCTCGACGGCGGATTTCTACGCTGCCAGCCGCGGCGTCAACCCGATCGTCAATGGTGCGGCCACCGCCGCCGACTGGATGTCGGCGGCTTCGTTCATTTCGATGGCGGGCCTGATCGCCTTCGTCGGCTACGGCAATTCGAGCTTCCTGATGGGCTGGACCGGCGGCTACGTGCTGCTCGCCCTGCTGCTTGCGCCCTATCTGCGCAAGTTCGGGCGCTTCACGGTGCCGGAATTCATCGGCGACCGCTTCTACAGCCAGACTGCGCGCATCGTGGCGGTGATCTGCCTTCTGGTGATCTCGATCACCTATGTGATCGGCCAGATGACCGGCGCCGGTGTCGCCTTCTCGCGCTTCCTTGAAGTGGAGAGCTGGCAGGGTCTGCTGATCGCCTCGGCCGTCGTCTTCTTCTATGCCGTGCTCGGCGGCATGAAGGGCATCACCTATACGCAGCTGGCGCAATATTGCGTGCTGATCACGGCCTATACCATCCCCGCCGTGTTCATCTCCCTGCAACTGACCAGCAACCCGATCCCGCCGCTGGGCCTGTTCTCGACCCATGCGGAATCCGGCATGCCGCTGCTGGGCAAGCTCAACGAAATCCTGCTGGAACTCGGCTTTCAGGACTATACCGGCCAGCATGGCTCGACCTTCAACATGTTCCTGTTCACCATGTCGCTGATGGTCGGTACGGCGGGTCTGCCGCACGTGATCATCCGCTTCTTCACGGTGCCGCGCGTGGCTGATGCCCGCAAATCGGCGGGCTGGGCCCTGATCTTCATCGCGCTGCTCTATCTCAGCGCGCCGGCGGTCGGCGCGATGGCGCGCCTGAACATCATCACCACGATCTTCCCCAATGGCACCCAGGAACAGCCGATCGCCTATGACGAGCGGCCGGACTGGATGCGCAACTGGGAGCAGACGGGCCTCCTCGCCTTCGAAGATAAAAACAATGACGGCTTGATCCAGTACTACAACGATGCTTCGGACGAGTTCCAGACCGTCGCCGCAGAGCGTGGCTGGGAGGGCAACGAGATGGTCACATTCAACCAGGATATCCTGGTGCTGGCCAATCCGGAGATCGCGCAATTGCCCGGCTGGGTGATCGCGCTGATTGCGGCAGGCGGGCTGGCGGCAGCCCTCTCGACGGCAGCCGGATTGTTGCTCGCCATCTCCTCCGCAGTCAGTCACGACCTGCTGAAATCCACCTTCATGAAGGATATCAGCGAGAAGAACGAGCTGCTTGCAGCCCGTATCTCCATGGCGGGTGCGATCGCGTTGGCCACCTATCTGGGGCTCAATCCGCCGGGATTTGCCGCACAGGTGGTGGCGCTGGCCTTCGGTCTGGCTGCGGCGACCCTGTTCCCCGTTCTGATGATGGGCATCTTCTCCATGAAGATGAACACCGAAGGCGCGGTCTCGGGGATGCTGGCGGGTCTCATCGCGACCCTGCTCTACATCTTCACCTATCTGGGCTGGTTCTTCATCCCGGGCACCAACATGCTCGCGAACACGCCGGATAACTGGCTGTTCGGGATCTCGCCGCTCTCCTTCGGTGCGGTGGGTGCCGTCATCAACTTTGCCGTGGCCTATGCGGTGATGAGCGTGACGCGCGAGCCGCCGAAGGAGATCCAGGAGCTGGTCTACTCGATCCGCGTGCCGCGCGGGGCTGCGGGTGCGATCGACCACTGA
- a CDS encoding DUF294 nucleotidyltransferase-like domain-containing protein, whose product MAGDRDATDTIIAFLETVHPYDSLPREELSRVAELFVPVSLAAGEAVYAFGETLDGLYLIRSGRIEIHDRNGALVSLLGPRNSFGERGLLRDGKAATSARVAEDAALLLLPAADLQRLIAEQPAFARFFSRLRPPEPRSGDLTTLKVSQLMTREPVTCTPDTPVAAAAKLMRDRGISSICVAESGKLAGILTTGDLAGRVVAEGLSAEIPVAQVMTRDPLTLTPDQLGSDILHRMLERRIGHFPVIARGRLAGIVTQTDLTRFQAVSSAQLVRDAARAESVEALAKVTQRIPQLLRQLVGAHNAHDVVTRLITDIADTATRRLLAMAEAEFGPPPVPYLWLACGSQGRQEQTGISDQDNCLFLDDSVSDADMPYFEKLARFVCDGLDAIGYVYCPGEMMAVTPRWRQPVRVWREYFRRWIANPTPEAQMLASVMFDLRPIGGSFALFANLQEETLAKARRNSIFVAHMIANSLTHSPPLGLLRGIATIRSGEHRDHIDMKLSGVIPIVDLGRVYALQGGISAINTRARLIAAGERGVVSGSGGRELLAAYDLIAGTRLRNQAAQVGSGGAPDNYMAPAALTDFERSHLRDAFVVVRTMQSAIGQGKGGLV is encoded by the coding sequence ATGGCCGGGGATCGCGACGCGACGGATACGATCATCGCCTTTCTGGAGACGGTGCACCCCTATGATTCCCTGCCACGCGAGGAACTCTCCCGCGTGGCAGAACTGTTTGTGCCGGTGAGCCTCGCAGCCGGAGAGGCGGTCTACGCCTTCGGCGAGACGCTCGACGGGCTCTATCTGATCCGCAGCGGGCGCATCGAGATCCATGATCGCAACGGCGCACTGGTCTCGCTGCTGGGTCCGCGCAACAGTTTCGGCGAGCGTGGCCTCCTGCGCGACGGCAAGGCGGCGACCTCGGCCCGGGTGGCGGAAGATGCCGCGCTTTTACTGCTGCCCGCCGCCGATCTGCAGCGCCTGATCGCGGAGCAACCCGCCTTCGCCCGTTTCTTCTCGCGGCTGCGCCCGCCGGAGCCGCGCAGTGGCGATCTGACAACGCTCAAGGTCTCGCAGCTGATGACCCGCGAGCCGGTGACCTGCACGCCGGATACGCCGGTGGCCGCAGCGGCGAAACTGATGCGCGATCGGGGCATTTCCAGCATCTGCGTGGCCGAGAGTGGCAAGCTCGCCGGGATCCTCACCACCGGCGATCTGGCCGGGCGCGTCGTCGCGGAAGGGCTCTCCGCCGAGATTCCGGTCGCGCAGGTCATGACCCGTGACCCGCTGACCCTCACGCCCGACCAGCTTGGCTCGGATATCCTGCACCGCATGCTGGAGCGCCGGATCGGGCATTTTCCCGTGATCGCGCGCGGCAGGCTCGCGGGCATCGTCACCCAGACCGATCTCACCCGTTTCCAGGCAGTCTCCTCGGCGCAGCTCGTGCGCGACGCCGCCCGGGCAGAGAGCGTGGAGGCGCTCGCGAAGGTGACGCAGCGCATCCCGCAACTGCTCAGGCAGCTGGTGGGGGCGCATAACGCGCATGACGTCGTCACGCGGCTGATCACCGATATCGCCGATACCGCGACGCGCCGGCTTCTGGCCATGGCCGAGGCCGAGTTCGGCCCCCCGCCGGTGCCCTATCTCTGGCTCGCCTGCGGTTCGCAGGGGCGGCAGGAGCAGACCGGCATCTCCGATCAGGACAATTGTCTCTTCCTCGACGACAGCGTCAGCGATGCCGACATGCCGTATTTCGAGAAGCTCGCCCGCTTCGTCTGCGACGGGCTCGATGCGATCGGCTACGTCTATTGCCCGGGCGAGATGATGGCGGTGACGCCACGCTGGCGCCAGCCGGTGCGGGTCTGGCGCGAATATTTCCGCCGCTGGATCGCCAATCCGACGCCGGAAGCGCAGATGCTGGCTTCGGTGATGTTCGACCTGCGCCCGATCGGCGGGAGCTTCGCGCTGTTTGCCAATCTCCAGGAGGAGACGCTGGCCAAGGCGCGGCGCAACTCCATCTTCGTCGCGCACATGATCGCGAATTCGCTCACGCACAGCCCGCCGCTTGGCCTGTTGCGCGGCATCGCCACGATCCGCTCCGGCGAGCATCGCGACCATATCGACATGAAGCTGAGCGGGGTGATCCCCATCGTCGATCTGGGGCGCGTCTATGCGTTGCAGGGCGGCATCAGCGCGATCAATACCCGCGCACGGCTGATCGCGGCGGGTGAGCGCGGGGTGGTGAGCGGATCCGGCGGGCGCGAATTGCTCGCGGCTTATGATCTCATCGCCGGGACGCGGCTGCGCAACCAGGCGGCCCAGGTCGGGTCCGGCGGTGCGCCCGACAATTACATGGCCCCCGCCGCACTCACCGATTTCGAGCGCAGCCACCTGCGCGACGCCTTCGTGGTCGTACGGACCATGCAATCGGCGATCGGACAGGGCAAAGGTGGTCTGGTGTGA
- a CDS encoding exonuclease domain-containing protein, producing MESAVKQGTRDDQAGRHDPRPFPAGPFPHDPDTGDLPAGRPAGPVGPLPASFAAPAERASKPAPTPQPGLLDRLARRFSLRLRVFAMFALVAGGTMAALAAGLAFGYARLPTGLQDDPDLRAGFMQAAILGGFLILGLVAWIWWLFDRHVAGAVEKLAATLRVSADAGAPGSIAPETARYLGDLAPAISDAARHLGECRIALCDAISEATQQLTREKAWLETLLADVPAAVLVCSADHEIVFYNAPAAEILGAEVGPGLARPVGDFLADEPIRRAHARLSATRGPQAHADLLCTSRDGSLVLEGRMRLVGREGEVQDGGVQDGEVQDGGVQDLEPGPRPDAAGGGYVLSLADVTATHAAAAEREARIARALPRLHEARRALRDGDGDAARITQDAAAILAELTHLLADAPTLSELRSADLADALQARLAGRGIALSVAGPDLFLRVDGYGFLAMLAHILRRLADDAARAGFVLTTIEEDGPGAALALSWQGAPLCEEALADWCAEPIDPETPELTAAMVLARHGSALAPVDDGWGLRIALRRARRAVAPPAPLRRSTVYDFALLDRARSAGIAQSALNDLAYVVFDTETTGLDPERDEIVQLAALRVVNGRIVDGEVFETLIDPQRPIPPGATAVHGITPQMVIGAPHIGEAGARFHRFAAGAVLVAHNAPFDMAFLRRHEAIICQRFDNPILDTVLASAVLFGQGESHSLDALASRFGIIIPEAARHTALGDAEATAQALVRMLPMLRARGFTRFGDLVGEMRKHGRLLQDLN from the coding sequence ATGGAAAGCGCCGTGAAGCAGGGCACCCGCGACGATCAGGCCGGCAGGCACGATCCGCGCCCGTTTCCCGCCGGTCCGTTTCCGCATGATCCCGATACCGGAGACCTCCCGGCAGGGCGTCCCGCCGGGCCAGTCGGGCCGCTGCCTGCCTCCTTTGCCGCGCCCGCCGAACGGGCGTCCAAGCCGGCGCCGACCCCGCAGCCGGGCCTGCTCGACAGGCTCGCCCGGCGTTTCAGCCTGCGGCTGCGGGTCTTTGCCATGTTCGCCCTCGTCGCGGGCGGGACGATGGCGGCGCTTGCTGCGGGTCTCGCCTTCGGCTATGCCCGCCTGCCTACAGGCCTGCAGGATGATCCCGATCTGCGCGCCGGCTTCATGCAGGCGGCGATCCTCGGCGGCTTTCTGATTCTGGGCCTCGTCGCCTGGATCTGGTGGCTGTTCGACCGGCATGTGGCCGGCGCCGTGGAGAAACTCGCCGCGACCCTGCGGGTGAGCGCCGATGCCGGCGCGCCCGGCAGCATCGCTCCCGAAACGGCCCGCTATCTGGGCGATCTCGCCCCCGCCATCAGCGATGCCGCCCGCCATCTCGGGGAATGCCGCATTGCGCTCTGCGACGCGATCAGCGAGGCCACGCAGCAGCTCACCCGGGAAAAGGCCTGGCTCGAAACCCTGCTTGCCGATGTGCCGGCGGCGGTGCTGGTCTGCTCCGCCGATCACGAGATCGTCTTCTACAACGCCCCCGCCGCCGAGATCCTCGGGGCGGAGGTCGGGCCGGGTCTGGCCCGACCGGTGGGTGACTTTCTCGCCGATGAGCCGATCCGGCGCGCCCATGCGCGGCTCTCCGCGACGCGCGGGCCGCAGGCGCATGCGGATCTCCTGTGCACCAGCCGCGACGGCAGCCTCGTCCTCGAAGGGCGGATGCGGCTGGTCGGGCGCGAAGGGGAGGTGCAAGACGGAGGCGTGCAAGACGGGGAGGTGCAAGACGGGGGCGTGCAAGACCTGGAACCCGGACCCCGCCCGGATGCCGCCGGCGGCGGATATGTGCTCAGCCTCGCCGATGTTACCGCGACCCATGCCGCCGCCGCCGAGCGCGAAGCGCGCATCGCCCGCGCCCTGCCGCGTCTCCATGAGGCCCGGCGCGCCCTGCGTGACGGTGATGGTGACGCGGCCCGGATCACCCAGGACGCGGCGGCAATCCTCGCCGAACTGACGCATCTTCTGGCCGATGCGCCGACCCTGTCGGAACTGCGCTCGGCCGATCTCGCCGACGCCTTGCAGGCCCGGCTCGCCGGCCGCGGGATCGCGCTCTCGGTGGCGGGGCCGGATCTGTTCCTGCGCGTCGATGGCTACGGCTTCCTCGCCATGCTGGCCCATATCCTGCGCCGGCTCGCCGATGATGCTGCGCGGGCGGGTTTCGTGCTCACCACGATCGAGGAGGACGGGCCCGGCGCGGCGCTCGCGCTCAGCTGGCAGGGCGCGCCGCTTTGCGAAGAGGCGCTCGCGGATTGGTGCGCTGAGCCGATCGATCCGGAAACGCCTGAACTCACCGCCGCCATGGTGCTCGCCCGCCATGGCAGCGCGCTCGCGCCCGTGGATGACGGGTGGGGCCTGCGCATCGCCCTGCGCCGGGCGCGGCGTGCCGTGGCCCCGCCCGCGCCGCTGCGCCGCTCGACCGTTTATGATTTCGCCCTGCTCGACCGCGCCCGCAGCGCCGGGATCGCGCAGAGCGCGCTCAATGATCTGGCCTATGTCGTCTTCGATACCGAGACCACCGGGCTCGATCCCGAGAGGGACGAGATCGTGCAACTCGCCGCCCTGCGGGTGGTCAATGGCCGCATCGTCGATGGCGAGGTGTTCGAGACGCTGATCGACCCGCAGCGCCCGATCCCGCCGGGCGCCACCGCCGTCCACGGCATCACGCCGCAGATGGTGATCGGCGCGCCGCATATCGGCGAGGCCGGGGCGCGGTTCCACCGCTTCGCGGCGGGCGCCGTGCTGGTGGCGCATAACGCGCCCTTCGACATGGCCTTCCTGCGCCGGCACGAGGCAATTATCTGCCAGCGTTTCGACAATCCGATCCTCGATACGGTGCTGGCCTCCGCCGTTCTCTTCGGCCAGGGCGAGAGCCATTCGCTGGACGCGCTCGCGTCCCGCTTCGGCATCATCATCCCGGAAGCCGCCCGCCACACCGCGCTCGGCGATGCGGAGGCCACCGCCCAAGCGCTGGTGCGCATGCTCCCCATGCTGCGCGCCCGCGGCTTCACCCGCTTCGGCGATCTCGTCGGCGAAATGCGCAAACACGGGCGGCTGTTGCAGGATCTGAATTGA
- a CDS encoding TSUP family transporter codes for MFVFFIVVPITGGVVLNPLLALIVDPHSAIGMSVFFFMVNSSIKAFIFRDKIILRYVLDMLPISIIFTVIGSIMIGIISDFWLYIAMLSMTVYFLYKKIIRALGSGKKISKNGNFTGNILVSAASGFMQGAGLGGGGSLRKSYFLSNGLSLVEMHGTTAVLSMVLGGVATLLRLGTDQVQFGELLPIVYLSPLLVAATLLGPT; via the coding sequence TTGTTCGTTTTTTTCATTGTAGTTCCAATTACAGGTGGTGTTGTTCTCAATCCACTTTTGGCGCTAATTGTTGATCCACATTCGGCAATTGGAATGAGTGTATTCTTTTTCATGGTGAACAGTTCAATAAAAGCATTCATTTTTAGGGATAAGATCATATTGCGATACGTTTTAGATATGTTGCCGATATCAATAATATTCACTGTAATTGGCTCGATTATGATCGGGATCATATCTGATTTTTGGTTGTATATAGCCATGTTGAGCATGACTGTTTATTTTCTCTACAAAAAGATCATCCGGGCATTGGGCAGTGGCAAAAAAATCTCGAAAAACGGAAATTTTACAGGAAACATTTTGGTAAGTGCTGCAAGTGGATTCATGCAGGGTGCCGGTCTTGGCGGTGGGGGCTCCTTGCGGAAAAGCTATTTTCTGTCAAACGGACTGTCACTTGTCGAAATGCACGGAACGACTGCCGTGTTGAGCATGGTGCTGGGTGGAGTCGCGACACTCCTTCGACTGGGAACCGATCAGGTGCAATTTGGCGAGTTGCTCCCGATAGTCTATCTGTCCCCGCTGCTCGTTGCTGCGACGTTGCTTGGCCCAACTTAA